In Miscanthus floridulus cultivar M001 chromosome 8, ASM1932011v1, whole genome shotgun sequence, the sequence tgtccttggatcaaaccgagttaaatatcttttgcaagtaatctagattgaaccaaattgggaaaatgatcctcatttcacatggtttcaccccaatctatctataatttgagctcaccttttgtgctaattgttgacaaagggggagagaaattcacaaggatagtaagataggagaagcaaacaaatgaaataacattgtaaggggaaaaataaaatatgcacacaagtagagggagtaagctcataaacttgtatgttgtatttgaatgtgcatttcatatatttgcttgcatgacacaagttttaaattttaatatccatgcttgtgtggtgtatgctagttataggcttgaatgatgaaatgagaaactagcatgcataggctaaagtaactagacttatggtcattttatggaaactagacccttgcttgtaatgttgatctcatggggtattctagtttttatgtatgtctagttaccaatggtgctaaggatgatatattagTGCACTTCGATtgatatcacacttcaaaggtccttataccttagcatcatttggtagacattgtctcctatatttcctatctaagcatatgtgcaagcttcaatccaaactcttagcacatatgtagggggagcaatcgctaccatatgagattcatgaaacttgtccatattcttttacacatggtaaatatgtttggacaagcaacatagattcaattgaatttcaattcatatctttgtgaaagggttgtcatcaattaccaaaaaatgggagattgaaagctctagtttgattttggtgaattgatgagaccctaagtgctaatctagtttatcaaaagtgattatgagataggtagcactagtccaagtggtggagcaaatgaagatcatgacataatgatggtgatgccatggtaatgatcaagtgcttggacttaaaaagaagaaagagaaaaacaaaaggctcaaggcaaaggtataaatgatagaagccattttgttttggtgattgagacacttagtgagtgtgatcacatttaggatcgataactgtactattaagaggggtcaaactcgtatcaaaataaggttatcaaagtgccactagatgctctaactcattgcatatgcatttaggatctagtggagtgctaacacccttgaaagtatttgtgaaaatatgctaacacatgtgaacaaggtgatacacttggtggttgacacatttgagcaagggttagaaacttcaccgatggagtgtccactgtagagtgcgaacagtccgacggtgccactagcgctctatacagaaaagacaggggttcacagagtgaccagacgctggtggcgcagtgaccagacgctggggtcctgagtccggtcagtagcagcagtgagcacgtgtctcggtcttgtgaccggacgctggcgcaaagagtgacggccggacgctggcagggtgtgtccagtcagtgctgacgtacgctgacatgagGTGCACcgaggaaacattgagtgaccggacgccaggtgagtccggtcgagcatgactagacacgtccggtcatgaaatttcatgtttggaaccttactggaaatgaccggacactggggtcctgtgtccggtcactttctaactgacgcatccggtcatcacttgaccattgaggttgggcgatcggcatttgaagccgatgagacgtggcaagcatcgggcgaccggacactggagtccTGCATCcagttgaactgaccagagcgtccggtcaccccatgttgtgcccagtgtagaggtacaacggctctatttcatgggggcttctatttaagccccatggccggctcaagctcactctcttggccatttgcattgacatagcaaccttgtgagcttagtcaaagccctcacattcatctccatcattgtttcatcatcattgtgagattgggagagaatccaagtgcatttcttgagtgattgcatctagaggcacttggtgttcatgttttgctacaggattcacttgttgctcttggtggttgctaccacctagacggcttggtgtagCAGAAGAGGATTGGTatgagtcggtgattgttcgtggccatctccggtgattgtgaggggatttataccttcccggcggagagccgaaaggtaactctagtggattgctcatgtcattgagttaccttacttgtgggtaggttcttgcggtgtccaaattatgtggatgaggtttgtgcaacacctcttagccgctgaaccaccaagcgttggtcgacacaatggggacgtagcatgttggcaagcacgtgaacctcggaagaaaattagttgtctcttgccatttggtattctcctggtgattgatttaatattaaccttgtgattggttcactcctctatacggcggtattatcaccctactcactcatttatattattgcaaactagttgtggcaagctctttagtgtaattagaattgagagcttgctttgttattttaagttcatctagtggagctctttagggTAGCAAGAGTGAGAGCTCtcagtgagtagtaactttgcaagttgtgtgcctagtaatcattgcaactagaattgttggataggtggcttgcagcccttatagagctagagtaagtttgtatttcgctatttgtcatactaatcaaagtgctcgagttgatttgtagattttgaaataggctattcacccccctctagccatattaggaccttttaactacgtggatcagggtgtggggcaacaccacaccgtgtcgtactcgccacaatagaatggcgtggtggtGAGGCAGAACCAAACGGTGGTCGGCTTGGCCCAATCCATGTTGAAGGCCAAAGGCACGTCGGTAAGGTTCTAGGGAGAGGTGGTGACCACGGCgctgttcatcctcaaccgcgctccgaccaaggccctgacgggcaagacgctgttcgaagcttggtatggatgCAAGTCGAGTGTGTCCTTACTctagacattcggctgcatcggccacgtcaggaagacgaagccaaacctcaccaagctggaggataggagcacacccatAGTGTTCCTGTGCTATGCGGAGGGTACTAAGGCGTACCAGCTCTACGACCCacgtggagacaaggtgcttgtctcgcacgacgttgtgttcgacgaggaggcggcttgggactggagcagtccgaGCACGGGAGAAGCTGtcagcttcaccaacaccttcatcgtcgagcacttggtcatccacggtggtggagacactggggAAGATGTGCTGAGCACTCTGGTGGTAGAACtaagcactcctggggcagtgccaAGCACTTCGGGAGAGAtgtcgagcactccgggaggagggCTGAGCACTTTTGGAGGGATACCGAGCACGCTAGGAGTGGTGctgggaggttctgcagtggtggcgaccactccaggataggtgccgagcactcctgtggCGGAGCCAAgatgtcttgcagtggtgccgaccactccaagactgaggctggacACTCCTATAGTGTGGCCGAACACTACAGGAGTTATGACGAGCTAttcagaagtagtgccgagcactcaagGTGCTGTGCCAAGCACTCCAGCGAAACAGGAAACTCCATCGACGAcgatcgagttcacctcacctccaagtgatatcactgagttcatggatgccttccacgaaggtgaggaggtgcggttccacagcCTGGATGACATCATCGGCGGCATAGGTCCCTCAGGTTTGGCAGGCAGGCTGCTCAATGACGCAGAGCCACTACTtgtcagtgtagaggaaccatcCACGTTCGTGCTAGCCGAGCGTGATGGAAACTGGCGATGGGCAatgttggaggagatgaaggcgatcgagaaaaacgagacttggcagcttatcgatccacctctaggatgccatccgatcagcctgaagtgggtgtacaaggtcaagagggacgagctcggcgccattgtcaagcataaggcgcacctcgtcgcccgaggctttgttcagcgcgagggcatagacttcgaggaggtctttgcgccgGTAGCGACATGGAGTTGGtccatttgctactagccttggcagcagcaaaggactggtgcatccatcacttggacgttaaatcagccttcctcaatggtgaacTAGCGGAAACGGTCTTCATCAGACAACCCCtaggtttcgccatcaagggagaggagcacagggtgctccgactacgcaaggcactctacgggctgcggcagaccccccgagcatggaacgccaagcttgacgccatgctaggcgagcttgggtttcaaaggtgtgtaaccgagcacgcgctctacacacgacgatgggggaaggaggagctcatcgtcgatgtgtatgtggatgacttaattgTCACCGGCGTGCGCATGTGTGTATGACTTAATTGTCAAGCGCGAGATGGtagctcatttttgaatgagcgatctcggcgcactctcctactacctcgacatcgaggtgagacaggggaaggaggaactcacgctcggtcagagcgcatatgcctccaagctgttggagaggagcggcatggctgagtgcaagccatacgtgactccgatggaggagcggctgaagctgacgaaggccgaCACCGCGACGAAGGTGGATgcgacactctaccggagcatcatcggtggtctgcgctacctagtccacacaaagccgaacattgcgttcgccgtgggctatgtcagtcgcttcatggaggatcctagagagaATCACTGtgctacggtgaagcggctactgcgctacatcaaggagacggtggatcatgggatcatctttcCAAAGACCGATGAGAGTAggttgcagctcactgtgttcagcgatgcagacatggcgggggatatCGACGAAcgatggagcacctctggcgtgctcatcttccttgggtcggccctaatttcatggctgtcgctgaaacagaaggtggtggcgctatctacgtgcgaggcagagtacgtagcggcggccacagcggcgtgccaagttgtgtggctacgccggttGCTGGGCaagctgaccggcgtggaagctcacccaccaacactgatggtggacaaccagcccgccatcgccctcacaaagaatccggttctgcacgaccagagtaaacacatcgacgtgaagttccacttcctcagggactgtgtcgatggagagcagatcgtcatcgagttcgtcgaaactggtcagcaactcacggacgtcctcaccaagctgctcggatgtcttcgactcatggagctaaaggagatgatcgacatggagggggtacaaggcttAGCAGTAGGATTAGTAGAAgaatgttagataatctactgctatcttgtgtgaacacagcaagaaGGCGACGCCAAAAAGGCCCCCTACTGTGATACTGTAgctgctgcaggtgcaggcgccgaacTGCTCACCTACAGCAttgtaggcacatgcagtggccgacgcagagtcagccctgtatgttatctaatTACTGTTACAGGATGTgcactgtactaggactagatagatagagttgtataaataaatTACCACGATAAATCAGTAAAAAGAGTTTAGATTTGTCATCTCACAgatagggcttcggccaacgctggtgtcttgtattgtgtgtgcttgctctgttctcccttgttcttctagctccagccatagtgtgtggggacagaCAACGCCTGTTCGTGGTTGGCACGGCTAGTGGGCGCtcgacaacactagcgggtgctcgataAAACtgatgagtggttcactcacctgagccggtagTCCTATGGGCCAACATCTTCTTCCATCTTGCGTCCCATCTGTCTCCGTTGATGTTGTTTGCTTTGTGTCTCTGATATGCAGGGCCACTTCTTGGCGCTATTGTTTCGTAATCAGGAGTCGCGCctgatttttttggtttttgtttCATTTCTGTCTCACAATTTTatttccccttcctcttcttgttccCTGCGGCGCTCACGGGGGACAGGTGAGCTGTGATTCCAAGAGTTTGCAAGGTTCTTTTCTTTTTGCTTCCTTTGACTCCTGGAAATGTTCGTTGTTAGGGTATGCTCACGTGCTATTTCTTGTTCTAGATGTCAGGTTCGTATAATTCATGGATCTGTTATCTTCTGTGTTTGGGGATGGTTGGAATTTCAGGCTTCCTTGTCTGACCTAGGGTTCGAGCAGGCGTTTCACATTGATGGTTCGGATTTGCTCGATTTGCTGCTTTGGCCGTCATCCTTGTTGATGGCGTTCGATTAGTGATTGTGTGCATTTTAGGCTTCATCTCTAGTTACCGGTTGAGATTAGTGCAGTCCCTCACGCACGGCTTCCTGCCTCCCTCGagtaggagcctgagcctgtgcCTGTGCCTGAGGCTCTTTAGCTTGGGAGTTATTTATCTCATTTAGACAAATGATATTTCCTTACTATTAGGAAGCTGCTTTATATGTGGCTGAATTGGTATTTTGTTATAAGGAGACTTTGACATATTAACTTCTAAAACAGGTGATACCCCACGCGTTGTTGTGTAAACTTTGGAGTATAAagggggcagacccagtgccggaggctcccacataaGTGGGGTCTGAGGAAggaaaaaaccgaggcaagccttccccccgcaaaatctgtggagaggctgcttcgaacccgcgacctggtgactcagtgagacagctctcaccactgcaccaggcctgcccttcttgtGTAAACTTTGGAGTATGATTAAAAAAACATCTTAGAACTGAAAATAAATCACTTGATCATAACATTTTGGGGAAAGAATTATTTGATGGCCATGTTTATTCTATCAATTTTGATCATAACATTTTGGGGAAAGAATTATTTGACGTCTTAGACTGGAAGAagtaaaaaaattaaataaatgaaCGCCCATGTTTATTCTATCAATTTTTATCATAGTTGGCATGAAAAAGGAGGATGTACGTATAACAACTGAAGTTTATTGTGCCAGCAGCCAGCGGAATATGGACAGCTTGAACTATAATGTACCATTTTTTTTCATAGATATCTAACTGAGGTTCCGGCTAACTACTTTTTTCAAAATTCGTAAGTATGGGAAGTGCAGATATCGATCTTTACCCTGGGAGATATTAAAAGAAACTGATTACCTGGAAGAATAGTTTTGCTTGCTGCGCATGTGTGTATGACTCATGAGTGCCTCTTTGAATGAACATACACCCGATCTACACTGACACACAAAAACATAGGCATGTAAAAATGTAAGAAACAGAATTATGAATTTGTGACATGTTTATTGAAATATGATAGTAGCTGCATCTATGGCCAATAGAAAAGGCACCCTGACATGCTCTTTATATCAAGATACTCAAAGCAGTAGGAAATATATACGCAATaaaccatgactgaaagtattgttgattgatttggtgtgagagaaaaatactgttcattgatggaaaagtacggcttataagccaaacaagtccaAACGAACATGTATTGTAAATATAAACTAGTGATATATGGATGTGGTGGCAATTGTAACCCCAGGGGCATGGATTCTGGTTTGAAGAGAAGAGCAACAGAATGTTTTTGCCGCAACATTTCAAATTTGTTACTGCAACACATGCAAAATCATCCATTGCTTGCAAGATAGAAACGCGCCAGTTCGCGAGGCCGGAGGACACCGTCGCCTCGACTCTCCTGCTTGACACTCGTGCTGACCTGCCAGGCCTCTGAATCGTCTCGGGCTCTCAAGCAGAATCAGTACATTCTCTTCGCTTGCTTTGAATATCTCAATTGAGAATCAAATTCATCCGTTAGGGTACGCTAATTATATACGCTCTCTTTGCTTCCTTTTAATCTCTCAATTGGCAACATTATGCATTGAGAAAAAAACTATTGAATGAGATTGATATTGATGTCATTGTCAACGACTTTGCATCAAGGAATGTTAGGAGCAATTTTTAAGGTATATTTAATATGTATATTTATTTTATATGAGTATTGCTTTTCGATACATGTCGGAGTGCCAAAAAATTATATATACGTGTTGAATaattttatatatttatataaaggGCTCTGAGTTTTGATTGGGCTTCAGGCCCCGAAAAACTCAGGATCAACACTGGGCATATCAGATTATTTTAAGAGATAGGAGCGTCCAATATTATTAGACTCTGTCCAAATGTCTGGGTGCGTCAGAGATGGAGATTGCTTCAGTGCTGGCTGTGTGTGGGCCCAATGGGAAGCACTGAGACTTTTTGTGGGCCAAACTACCGGCCTACATACAGAAAGGGTCCACAGTACTACCGGCTTCAGGCTGTCTGGGCCAAACTGCTTGCCGGGCTGCCGGCCTACAGATGGCCTCCATCGTCCAATTGAGGCCAGGCTTTTGGGGCCCAATTGCTGGACTACAGGGATCACCCAAGTTGTGGCTTCCAGGGCCTAACAAGTAACAAGGGCCGACCGGCAGGAAGCAGGAAGCACACACACCTCAAGCTATCTATAGACGGTAGAGAAGTTCAGAGCTAGGAGTACCATAATTAACGCAAAATCTATTATGCGACCGGTCGCGCTACCTCCTCGCCCCTCGGCTTGCATGACCGCGGCCGCCGCAACGAGCCCCTCTTCTTCTCCACCTCCAACGGCCTTAGAAGGGGCTAAGGGAGGCAGACCGACATGACGGCACAGGAGAGACAACGGCCAGGTGGAGGCGGTGGTGACGCCGTTGGAGCaggcggcggaggaggggccGAGCCAGGTTGGGTCAGGTGTGGGCACggccagggggggggggggggggggggggggggggaggcgggAAGAAGGAGGGCCGCGGGCACGGTAGGGTACCATGCCGCGGTGGGCGGGGTCGCGTGCTACCCTATAGCGCGACAGGTCGTGTCGGGCCTTTATCTCTGCCAAAATTAAGGTCCAAATAACGTCTAACTCAGAAGAGATCCTGGTTGAGATACAGGATGGCACTACATTTTCCCCTTGGACTTGCTTCTTGGCTTGTTTTGTTGCTCCACTAGCTAGAGTCTCGATGGCGTCCACCTTTTGCTTGATGCACCGAAGAACCAAAATTCATGTCAGTGGTTTCCTGGTCCCTTTTTGGAAATAATCAAATCACCAAGTCTGCGCAGGTTGGATGCTTCCCTTTAttggattttcatttgctttTCTTTTTTCAGCGAGGCGAGTGTTTTTTTGATCGGTGAACGACGACTATGTGTTGTGAGGTGAGGTGGCGTGTTTCACCCGTTGCCGTTGGACGTTGGAGTCGGCCACTGCCCACTGGGGGTTGGATGGCTCGGCGATGGGGTGTGATGATTGTGCCAAGTTCTGTTGTTGGTGCTTGGCTTGGCGTCGCATGCGCGCCGCTGAATTGCTCCTCCGTTTCTCTTTTGCATCTTTCTGCAGAACAAACAACTTGTAGTGCCACCACTATGGCCAGTACGATGTACTTCTCCTCTAAGGAAAGCAAGTACTGGTAAGCTAGCATAGTACGATAAAACCAACCGGCCCGTGACGCGCATCGATATATGGAGTAGGAGTACCGTCACGCTTGTGACTCACGCGATGCCCTCCGATCCGTTCCGCTGTTATTCTTTCTTCCTCCCTTGCGCAAGCAACGTCGTCGTCGTTGGATGGTTCCGGCTTTTCTGAGGTCTGGTTGCATGGTGACGGCGCCGTGACTGTGCTGTGCAGCTCGTGCTTCTTTACGCTGGTCCTCGTGAGCTAGTAGCTGACCGAGACGACCCCCCCGCTGTCCCCCTTGCTCGTCTCATCGCTAACGCCAACAGTCGATCCCCCCCACCGCGCACTACTACGAGGAATGTGTGTGCTGTACAAGTGGCTGATGACTGGCtgtcgacgccgacgccgacgccgactgcTCCCTCAGTGAGCAGTTCAGCTTCGACGTCGAGAAGAAGGACCTCGATCAATTCCGGCCGGCCCCCACATTGCAAGCCGATCGGCGGTTTGGCGGCTGGGGCGAAGCGAAGCCGTACGCTCTGGTTTTTGGTACGCACGcacccgacgacgacgacgacgtcatgGGAGGGATAAATGTATCGCGCAACTTGGCGATAAACAAGTTGGCCAGTTGCAGGTACCGGCGGGCGGCGGCCCTGATGCGATCGATCCTCGCCAGGTTCATGCACCCAGCCGGGCACGGGACGACGGCCGCGCGCGACTAGGCCCCTCGCAGAAAGAAAAAGAGTGCACTGCAGCAATGTTCCCCGGCCAGTTATTTAACATTGTTCCGGCCAGTTCTTTAACATATTAAtagatacatacatacatatctGACTTGATTCCATCTGGTGAGTTCGTCATGTGCCGACTAGGGGTATATCCATGGTCCAAATCGATCGACGGTACGTACGCTGGATTGTACTGTATAGCTTGTTATGATTCGCGCTTTCTTGCAGATAATGGAGTTCCAGAAAGCAGCAAAACGAACACTGATACGGTAGTAGTATAGTAACCTTGCGTGTAGACAAAATTAAGGATGAGCGCATGAGAGCGAGAATCTTTTCTAGTTTATCTTAACTAAACAAAATAAAGGATGAGAGCACGAATCTGATCTACATAAGACATCCAAAGGATCGGACCGATATATCTAGAGATTAACAAAGTCACTGTAGACATGCCACATCAAATTAAGAACTTAAACTCAAGTGGACATTGGGTTACACCATAAGAAATCTAACTAGCTGAATTACGTGGAATTAGCAACAAATCCTCAGCTTCAGCTAAATAAACTGAAAAAATAGTTATTTAGCACAAGGAGGAGAGTGGCCACCCTATGCTTTGGTTAGTAATAGTAGTTCAATTAGCCCTTAGTTCACTGTCCACACTCCACACAATTATATGAACTTGTTCAAATATTAGCCATACTGTATACAAGGATTTCTAAGCATCCAATCAAGAGCTGGTCAACCACTAGATAGTACAGCCATTAGATGTGCcaattagagcaagtataataatggTCCTATAGTCAAGCTAGTCATTGTTGATGCAAAAGAGAGAAGGAAAAAGAGGAGAGCTTGGTTCTCACGCAATCAACAAGTTGGGCATAAGATCCTATATATGCAGTGGTGGGCCTAGATAGCAAGTGTATGCATGTGAGGAGAAATAAGAAACAGAATATGGGACAAGGTATCacataataatatttttttttgtagACAATAAAACAGAAGACAACTATTGCATTACTTGGTTTTTATAACTTACTTATAGCCAAACACTTGGCTTTATTGTTAGACTTGCTCTTAGACTAGCCTAACTGCTTTTAATGAGAGGCATGAAAGACCTTTCAGTCTCTACTTAATTTGCCCTAAAAGTTCTAGAAGTTTTCATGCATATTTATCAATGGAGTGAGTAGTTTATCTAATCCATGTTTCACATTATCTTAAGAGATTGACTAGCTTCGACCGCTCCTGGATCTTGGCTTCGCCAGCAGAATTATAATTGAACAATGTGTCGCCCTTTATTGTTCATCACAAGTGAAAG encodes:
- the LOC136470263 gene encoding secreted RxLR effector protein 161-like; this encodes MEERLKLTKADTATKVDATLYRSIIGGLRYLVHTKPNIAFAVGYVSRFMEDPRENHCATVKRLLRYIKETVDHGIIFPKTDESRLQLTVFSDADMAGDIDERWSTSGVLIFLGSALISWLSLKQKQEGDAKKAPYCDTVAAAGAGAELLTYSINDMKVYEQCRWQLEEMAPVLEENKSMQASVKDLQARLLQE